In the Hordeum vulgare subsp. vulgare chromosome 7H, MorexV3_pseudomolecules_assembly, whole genome shotgun sequence genome, one interval contains:
- the LOC123410382 gene encoding UDP-glycosyltransferase 75C1-like has product MENRGGAPSPHLLFVTSPMQGHINPVRRLAARVAAAGAAVTVSTAVSGHRRMFPSLASPGEEAVDAAGLLHAPFSDGYDDGFDPRVHDIRSYAARARAVGCETLAGVVARLAERGRPVTCVVYTFFVSWVPEVARASGIPSALFWIQPAAVFAVYYHYFHGQDAVLASCANDPDRDAVVQLPGLPPLKSRALPSVVSLTSPEERGYEVVGTLRNLFLALDEHRPKVLVNTFDALEPDALGAVPGFELVAVGPVVPDDASAPSTTDLSLCDHDVSGYMEWLDTKAARSVVYVSFGTIFAVSKRQELETLQALKAAGRPYLWVSRKVAEVDGAELDGAGAGGGADGGQGIMVGWCDQVRVLSHPAVGCFVTHCGWNSALESIACGVPVVAVPQWTDQPTVAWLVEECAGVGVRARADGEGVAERGELQRCVETVMGDGEAALEIRACAAKWMERAREAVAAGGTLEWNLRAFLSGF; this is encoded by the coding sequence ATGGAGAACCGCGGTGGTGCGCCGTCGCCGCACCTGCTGTTCGTGACCAGTCCAATGCAGGGCCACATCAACCCGGTGCGCCGCCTTGCCGCCCGCGTCGCGGCAGCTGGCGCCGCGGTCACCGTCTCCACCGCCGTCTCCGGCCACCGCCGCATGTTCCCCTCCCTCGCGTCGCCCGGCGAGGAGGCCGTCGACGCCGCGGGCCTGCTGCACGCCCCCTTCTCCGACGGCTACGACGACGGGTTCGATCCACGGGTGCACGACATCCGCTCCTACGCCGCGCGCGCCCGCGCCGTCGGGTGCGAGACGCTCGCCGGCGTCGTAGCCCGCCTCGCCGAGCGCGGCCGCCCCGTCACGTGCGTCGTGTACACCTTCTTCGTGAGCTGGGTCCCCGAGGTCGCGCGCGCCAGCGGCATCCCCTCGGCCCTCTTCTGGATCCAGCCGGCCGCCGTGTTCGCCGTGtactaccactacttccacggTCAGGACGCCGTCCTCGCCTCCTGCGCCAACGACCCTGATCGCGACGCCGTCGTCCAACTGCCGGGGCTGCCGCCGCTCAAGTCCCGCGCGCTCCCGTCCGTCGTGTCGTTAACCTCGCCGGAGGAGCGGGGCTACGAGGTGGTCGGCACGCTGCGCAACCTCTTTCTGGCGCTCGATGAGCACAGGCCCAAGGTGCTGGTCAACACGTTCGATGCGCTGGAGCCCGATGCCCTCGGCGCGGTGCCCGGGTTTGAGCTCGTCGCCGTTGGGCCTGTGGTGCCGGACGACGCGTCTGCTCCGTCCACCACGGACCTGTCCCTGTGCGACCACGACGTGAGCGGGTACATGGAGTGGCTGGACACCAAGGCCGCGCGCTCTGTGGTGTACGTATCGTTCGGGACCATATTTGCGGTGAGCAAGCGGCAGGAGCTGGAGACGTTGCAAGCACTGAAGGCCGCCGGCCGGCCGTACCTATGGGTGTCGCGCAAGGTCGCGGAGGTCGACGGTGCAGAGTTGGACGGCGCGGGAGCGGGTGGCGGCGCCGACGGAGGGCAAGGGATCATGGTGGGGTGGTGCGACCAGGTGCGCGTGCTGTCGCACCCGGCGGTGGGATGCTTCGTGACGCACTGCGGGTGGAACTCGGCGTTGGAGAGCATCGCGTGCGGCGTGCCTGTGGTGGCGGTGCCGCAGTGGACGGACCAGCCGACGGTGGCGTGGCTGGTGGAGGAGTGCGCGGGCGTCGGGGTGCGCGCGCGGGCGGACGGCGAGGGGGTGGCGGAGCGAGGCGAGCTCCAAAGGTGCGTGGAGACGGTCATGGGCGACGGCGAAGCAGCATTGGAGATCCGAGCATGCGCGGCCAAATGGATGGAGCGGGCCAGGGAGGCGGTCGCTGCCGGCGGGACGCTGGAGTGGAATCTCCGAGCGTTCCTGTCTGGTTTCTGA